The Hippoglossus hippoglossus isolate fHipHip1 chromosome 24, fHipHip1.pri, whole genome shotgun sequence genomic interval CTGGCAGTTAGAGGCATCAAACTGTAATTACTGGCCCCTCCTGGCCACCTCAATTACACCATCCACATTATTCCTCAAGCCAAATCGTTCCTGTCAAACCTTTAGTAAAAGCTGCATCAGTACCTTCTGTCATTGATAGTTGTCCTGGACGATGaatgtaaaactaaaatacatttatggaAACATGTCCTATCTTCCAGAGCaacatttctttcttctatGATGATTTCATTGAGAAAACTCTGGATGTGTACACACCCTTCCACAACCCACGTTTGGAATTTCAGCTTTGCTAACACTGGTTACAAGTCATTCTGTGGTCCAATATGAACATATTCCCACAGCATACTGAGTTGAATTGGAACCTACTTAGCTGATTAGACAGAATATATTATCGGTCACAGACACCTAACAAGTGATGTTACCATGCTTCCAGGTCTTAACAATAatggaggacagacacaaatttaacaaaaaatactAACTTGAAGAGAACACAGTCCTTTTTTATCAGAAAAGTGACAGTGATCTTACCATCCGTCAAAACTCAAGCTGTGCTCTCGATGTTTTACCCACACACCATTTCTGCACCTTTCATCAACAGAGCTTCGCTCACACAGCTCGCCGCTCAGGCGAATGcagagatgaaaaaacaaatgcaggatATTTAACATTGATCAGCCCATCCTCTTTTGCAtgtatatcacacacacatacacacacacacatacacacagcctCCACCCAGGTCTCTGCTGACCTCCTTTCCCAGCCAGTTCCGACAATGCTAATGACTCTCACTGGGGCACAGGATGACAGGTGACAGAGCCAGCCAGACCAGGGCTGGCTGATGACGGAAGGGCAGAGAGTAGATTGGAGTgtgaagtctgtgtgtgtgtgtgtgtgtgtgtgtgtgtgtgtgtgtgtgtgtgtgtgtgtgtgtgtgtgtgtgtgtgtgtgtgtgtgtgtgtgtgtgtgtgtttgtgtttgtgtttgtgtgaggtgGGTGAGGGGTAGAAGAAGAGGTCAAGGATGGTGGTGCACAGGCCCCTTCCCTGGTAATGTGTCAGGAGGGATGCACCGTTCCTTGGCTGGATGgtaatttattacatttaagaCAGGGCCTGACAGCCTAAATCAGCCTCCATTCAGATCACATTGGCTAGCCGGAGTGGTGGGAGGGTGTGTGCTCGGGTGTGTGCTCAGTAGGGATGGGGGTGAGGGGTAGGGGTAAACACAAAGGAGGGGaaagcagggagaggaggaaacacatgGAAATGATATGCATTACGGAGAGATGTAGCCTGGGGCATGGTGCATGTTTTGCCTGTTTCCCTATAGTTAGTGTATTTATAATTCAAATATATGCCTTTAATAATTCACTATGAGATATATGAAAGGAAAGTGCATATGGTATTTCTGATCAAAAAAGTAACCTGATGGAGATATTCCACCCTTCACGCAGATGCTTCATCAGTGGGActaaggaagaaaaagagacaggTGATCAAGACACTTGTGACTGGTAGGATGGCAGACAGGGAGGAGCCAAACTCAGAATAACAAGAAGCGGAGGATGCTGTGAAGGAACTTTACAGTAATTAATCTGCAACTGGTTGGTTGGCAGATTTGTGGATGAGCATGCAAGCAGACCAGTACAAGCAAACAGGAATGGAAAAACAGGATGCAAGAACAATGGCCAATACACAGGAaaaacaggaacagaaacagataaTCTGGCAGTAACACTTGGGAAACCAGGTTTTATATACATTCTAAACCAGAGGAAAGTTACGTGAGTGGGCAGCAAACCTCAGGTGATTGTTAACTGTAACCGGGTGAGTATGTGGGTAAGAGAGAGTATAAAGTCTGGAGACATCTGGTGGGGGGATTGAAAATGGCCGATTTGAAGAGTTAAAGGAAGGACCCAAGATTAGAGAGAGGGGTTGGGTGAAAAGAGGAGCCAACCGTGACGCTGTCACTGGACTGAAAAATCAAAATTAATTTACATAATTAACATAACtggatgtttttaattaatgccatttttttcccacattacAATTCTAGGCAAAAAAATTCTGGGTGAATAAAATACTACGAGTATTAGGGTcatttaaaggaaaagaaaatatcgAAGATTTCAAGAATTAGGTctgaattgatttttaaatcagCCTGCTCCCTGCGTttaaatgaggaatgtggagcatctcgTGAAGTTACACTTTAGTATTAGTTTCACAGATACATACAGATAACATACAATCTTTTGGCACATCACATTATCATAACTATTAGAACTTTGAAAAGATTAACCAAGAAACTGTGTAGATCGTGaagaaacttgtttttttctttattcttgtaattatgactttttttctggctaaattacaactttattctctcttttcttcaagtagaaatacatgtttttacagtaatcCTAACCAGGAGTTTAGCAGTTTTAAATAATTCTCGTTTAATAATGCccaaataaatatgaataaaaacgGGGCTTATTCATATCATTATTGAAgattagaaaatatataatttggtGGAGAAATAAAGTATTtggtaaaaactaaaaatctgtTGGCTATTGTGTTCATTCAGAGCTTTAGAGTTGAGACTTGACCTGGTTCATAAGATTTAAAGAATTCTTaaattcattaatttttttcattaaaagacACAGTGTgtacatcttacacactgaacatttaaaacGAAAAAGAGATGCATTTATTTCATACCCTTGATATCAAGCATCGTTTGCTCCACTATTTTTACACTTACTACGTCTTactatttgaaaaaaaactcttACTAATCTTCCTAAACAGAGACTTTCATCTGTGAGGGATGAATACATTGGAGGCAGCAGTCATAAACCATGCAGCCCGCAGGTACATCATAGGTCAATAATGTCTATGCACATAAACAATATGACCTGTATGGCTATTCAAGTAAACATTAAATTTCATGGttgtcaaaagaaaagaaaagaaaacagaaaacaaatagcAGAAGCAGAAGTTTTCTGTGGGCACTGTCTGAGCAAGAAACTGACACAACCACCATGCAAGCAGAAGTAGCATCTCTGCTGCACACATAGAAGTTTAGGCTATAACCTTTtcccattatttatttattacattcaCATATTCCGTCAGTTTCTTCTGCATCACATAGCGTCTCAGCCAATGAGAACTGAGAAGCAAGCCTGTGGTGCGTCACTGTTTCTGGACCCTCTTTCCTCCACATGGCCactcacacacctacacacacacacacacacagcttaacACTTCTCACCTTAAGAGCGCTTGTTACACATTCATGGTATAACCTTTGATCTGGTCCTTGAAGCAGTCAGCAGGATGTTTATCATGATGTCCACTGACATATAACCCTTcatttacacatacacaccaagAATCACCATAATTAATAGActtaaatttcattttcagataaaacacacacttcaaatgAAGGCTTGTTTCCAAATAGGCCTACACACTATGTACAGGGGCCTTAATAATGACATTAGGcgattttcttttcttatccAAATTCAAGCACTGATTAAAATAATGTAATCTCCCTCTTGTTTGTCAGCAACacctcagacagacagacatcatACATGCACTTCAGTGACAGAAACTATCACACTATAAACACTATCAGTATTCACGCAGGAAGACAAGGTGAATGTCCGTTAACATATTCCGAGGGAACACTGACGTCAGACAGGGACTGTCACAGCATCCAAAAGCAGCAATAACTGTAAATTaacacatgtataaatatatagtaGGAATTTATGGATAGTCATTAATCATATAGTCGTTGCACAATTTTCCGCTTTTTAAGCTTTTCACCTCATACAGGTGTAAACACAGTTGTATTCTctattttgtttgcattttgagaacaaaataaacaggcTACATCAGGGCTGCTAACCACACTGtccagaaacagaaagagaagacaTCATTCTCAATGACACTGCATGTAAACACATGGAAGCCTTTGAGTTTCTTTGCAGCCTCTACATAAACAAGTATCAAACTGTGGGGAACGTCATGTGGAGCACCACGGCCATctcaactcacacacacacacacacacacacacacacacacacacacacacacacacacacacacacacacacacacacacacacacacacacacacacacacacacacacacacactcttcctctgAGCTAAAATAAGGCATGGGAAGTTTACTAATATCTCAGAGAACGTGATTAGGAGTGAAGAACTTCAAAATTCCATGAGACATGCTAACATCCATCCAGCTGAAATCTTACCATTGACAGATCTAGTTTAACTGTACAGGTTTCCATGGTGCTCTTTAAACACATCCTCTTTactaaaactgaaaataactcTTTACAGGCGAATTTGACTATTTTATAattcatttaatataaaaaacgTGTCTCCCATTCAAATGCCAAAGGTTCAAACATATTCATGTATTTGATTTCTGCATGTTTACTCAACACTGACAGTTGAAAAGTTGAAGGAGTCAGGAAGTGGGCTGAGATCCTGGCACAGGCCAACTGTTATAGACCTATTGAATATTCAAACATGGGACCTGcctccatttaaaaaacatgattcGTATAATGTAATTTACACATGCGATGTTTTAGATGCAGAAATGATCCATATTTCGCAAAAGGAGCCACAGAGGCAGAAGGGTGTGGGTTTGCTTTGAAAGTAATGACCGAAACCCCCGATTCTCACAACACAGTAACGTGTCAGCAGGCAGGGGCTGGACAACCCCCCACCCAAAAGAACTCCTCCGCCCTCCGTCATCAGCGCGTCCCGCAGCTCCTATAACTGGCATCACAGCAGACCTGCGAACAGTGAGCGTGTCGGCGCGCACAGGCATGGACACGAGGACGCAGTGAGAGTACGCACGGTGTTACTgacatcacacactcacacgagGCAGATTCCCACTGATCCTCTCGCTTAAGGAACTCAGTCAACAGTGCGCGTTTAGGCTCTCGAGCGCGAGGACCCGCTTTACATCCCTTTGCATTGATTTGCTCCAGCCACACAATAGGACCGGATTATAATCCCTCTTGGATTTAACTGGCTCCAATTGATCAACTTCACTTCTCATCATCACCAAACTTCTCTTGCTGGAAACCGCGCGCGGAGATGGCGCAGAGGGTACGTCTCTTTCATTCAGATTTTTTCTAATTCTCAAAATTTAGttaaacatctttaaaaatgattcaAGTAGCATTAAcactgcagaataaaaacatgtatgacaaatacaattttcaGACAGTGATTTATACTATAATCCTATGTTTCTGTGTGGGATCCAGGTGCGATGCCTTTAGTGAATCCAGTAAACGTAGGGATACTCTTGACCCTGTCGGCGGCTCAGCCCACGCTCTGCTCTTATTTATTCCGAGGGAGACGCTTGTTTCTCGCCACCTGTTCATGTCTGAATGTCATCTGCAACTTTCACCCCAGTACGATGAGCTGGCTCATTACGGTGGCGCGATGGACGGAGTCGGAGTCCCCACCTCCATGTACGGAGACCCGCACGCCCCCCGGCCCCTGCCCCAGGTCCACCACCTGAACCACGGGCCGCCCCCGCACCCGGCCCAGCACTACGGAGCCCATGCGCCGCACAACATCATGCCCAGCAGCATGGGCAGCGCCGTCAACGACGCACTGAAGAGAGACAAGGACCAGATCTACGGGTGTGGAATCAATAGCAGCCCGATACAATCCCTCACAGCCATGTAGCAACAACAATAATCTGAATAACAATTTAATTGCACAAGcaagtaaatacacacaattcgtaatcaaaataaatagataaatcaaATATTACATATCAAGCAATTTATTAATAGGATATAtgaaatgttatatatatatacaaatttgagtgtttcatataataataataatgattattattatttgtattatttgttattgttgttgctgttgctgttgatAACTGTGTCCTAGCctattgttgtttttggttgttgttattatttaacAGGCACAAAACGCATTTAATTTCATCTGTGAAGCAAAGAGGGGAAATACATTTCACATAAATTACgtatattttttccttttactctataattaataatatattctGACCATGAAAATTAGGAATTATAGGCAATAATTTCCCATGCATttctaatttgatttaaatgttgctgctttgCTGCTACAAGAGTAGACGCGCAATGATGCCATTTAATTAAGTGGGATTACATTATTTTTGCGGCAGTTTGAAGGGAcgatattttttttacttttcttatgTTTTCGTTGATGAAGTCGCTTTGCCTCGTGTGACATGTTATCTACCGGGGCTGTAGTTTGTGTCCAGGCCCAACAATGACCGTAGCCCACGGGCCACTCTCCGCTGTGTTGCAGACaccctctcttccctctgctgGCTCTGGTGTTCGAGAAGTGTGAGCTGGCGACCTGCACGCCCAGAGAACCCGGGGTGGCCGGAGGAGACGTCTGCTCCTCCGACTCCTTCAATGAAGACATCGCCGTGTTTGCCAAACAGGTAGGATCGACTCAGGTGCTTGGTGGGTCAGGGATGTAACGACTCAGACTCCAACCCTGTGTTTCCTCGGGCCGGGTGGAGGGTTGTGATTTATTCTGTGGAACACAAACGGATTTAAACTAAAGCCCCACTTGTCCCTTCTCTCTGTTCAGATCCGCACAGAGAAACCTTTATTTTCGTCCAACCCGGAGCTGGATAACTTGGTGAGCGCTTCCCACTCCTTCTGCGGCTGCCTGTGTTCTGTGCGCGCAGCGGATATTCTGGACACATTTTTGCTTGTTataaaggaaaaataatatTGGTAAAATACAGACCGTCATTATAACGACGTCTCAATCATGCACCGTTCCATTAtcaattaaattcaataaaatgttaccctattcaaattaattttagTTTATTCTATTTGTAAATCGCCAAATCttaacatacatacatatcGAGGCACTTTACATGGTAAGGACGAGACCTTTTTCTGATACTGATTTCTATGTGTTATATTTTCAGATGATTCAAGCGATTCAAGTCCTTCGATTTCACCTCCTGGAATTAGAGAAGGTAACATGTCCTCTCTGATGAACTCAGTCCTTTAGTGACACCGATCACATCGCTTTTTTTCTGGGACTCAAACTATATGACATTCTCAATTCCGCAGGTTCACGAGCTCTGTGATAACTTCTGCCACCGGTACATCAGCTGTCTGAAAGGCAAAATGCCCATCGACCTGGTCATAGAGGATCGAGACGTGTGCAAGTCGGACTTCGACGACCTCTCGGGGTCCTCGACCAACCTCGCAGATCATGTGAGTCAAACGACCGAATCCACAGTAAAGCGCAGCCTCGCGCAGATCCTCGTCGTAGAGCGGCGTTTACTGcgattacaaacacacacacacgcacgcacgcacgcacacacacacacacacacacacacacacacacacacacacacacacacacacacactattttaaatgaggacaaaaataaaagagaaaaaataacacGTTCTGTTACACTGAATGAAATTTCATGTGTCTAAAAACGATTCAGGTAAATAAAAATAGAGCAAGAATCCAGAATAGTGAAATTTCTCACAATTTCTCAATATTTGTAAAGTGTGACTGGAGCCACAAGAAGACATAGCTGCCTTATGAGAGTTCATCAACCACCATTGTAGACAATACATCAGCAGCCCATCTCTTCGGGTGCTCTCTGTTTTCACTGAATCTGACAGGATGTTAGACTTGGATTCCTTTAGGATTTCACAGATTAAACCTATAAAGCAGGTTGTTGAGTTTGTGATTTTTTTGGTtgagggctgctgctgctgcttcctaaGAGGCGGTGAGTCCGTCATTCATGCTGAGGAAAATGTCCCCAATGTGGAAAGAGgatatttgttgtttaaatcatattttgtaactttttttatttgcaatttaaatttaaatatcatTAAGCATtaagagcaaagagagagagagagagagcgagagagagagagacattaaCGTTGAGCACCCACACTGCTCCTCGCATttgcagctttctctctttctctctttttctctttctctctttctctctttctttctctctttctctctttctctctttctttctctctttctctctttctctctttctctctttctttctctctttctctctttctctctttctctctttctttggacaattccatttatattttcGCCTGGATTTTTTCCCAGTTCTACTACTCCTCCAGCATTCTGCAGGAATATCATATTTGTCTCCTTCCTGCCAAATTTCTGGAGGAACTTTTCCCTGGCCAGCCCGGTGTCCACATGAGTCTTGTGTTTGAGAGCCATTTCCAGGGCCATCTCCCAGTTGAAAAGGTTAATGTCGACTTGAATGGCCTGGTAGATGTGTCCAGCTTGTAACAGAGCCTCAGACTCCTGGATACGACCACTGAACAACGGCATGTGGGCCAAGGATGACCCCTTAGATGGCTGCTTctttataaaatacatatacTGCATCCTTGTTAATCTCCAATGGCAGCATTGGCTATCTCCGCTGTCGTCAGCCCCATGTTGGCCAGACATGCCCGCAAACATGGGTCCTTGGCAAAGCGGCAGAGGTGCAGAGCATCCTCCCAACATGAAGAGGCACTGTATTTTTGGAGCAAGGCTAAGTGGTAAACTACTATACACCAGTGAACTGTCTCCTTGGTGTAATGTCACCTTGGTGCCAACGTAGTTCAGAATTTTTGGGGCTTTGCTGAACTCACTGCAATCCTTTGTATACATTGGCCACGAACACGCCTGGTATCAtttgtcctgagagatccgatcacaagtggccagCATTATGtacgtgtgttcacacctggcattaaagTGCGTC includes:
- the meis2b gene encoding homeobox protein Meis2b isoform X2 encodes the protein MAQRYDELAHYGGAMDGVGVPTSMYGDPHAPRPLPQVHHLNHGPPPHPAQHYGAHAPHNIMPSSMGSAVNDALKRDKDQIYGHPLFPLLALVFEKCELATCTPREPGVAGGDVCSSDSFNEDIAVFAKQIRTEKPLFSSNPELDNLMIQAIQVLRFHLLELEKVHELCDNFCHRYISCLKGKMPIDLVIEDRDVCKSDFDDLSGSSTNLADHNPASWRDLDDAHSTPSVGTPGPSSGGHVSQSGDNTSELGDGLDNSLASPGTGDEDDQDKKRQKKRGIFPKVATNIMRAWLFQHLTHPYPSEEQKKQLAQDTGLTILQVNNWFINARRRIVQPMIDQSNRAVNQSTAYSPDGQPLGGFVLDGQQHMGLRPGGPMGGMGMNMGMDGQWHYM
- the meis2b gene encoding homeobox protein Meis2b isoform X1 — its product is MSECHLQLSPQYDELAHYGGAMDGVGVPTSMYGDPHAPRPLPQVHHLNHGPPPHPAQHYGAHAPHNIMPSSMGSAVNDALKRDKDQIYGHPLFPLLALVFEKCELATCTPREPGVAGGDVCSSDSFNEDIAVFAKQIRTEKPLFSSNPELDNLMIQAIQVLRFHLLELEKVHELCDNFCHRYISCLKGKMPIDLVIEDRDVCKSDFDDLSGSSTNLADHNPASWRDLDDAHSTPSVGTPGPSSGGHVSQSGDNTSELGDGLDNSLASPGTGDEDDQDKKRQKKRGIFPKVATNIMRAWLFQHLTHPYPSEEQKKQLAQDTGLTILQVNNWFINARRRIVQPMIDQSNRAVNQSTAYSPDGQPLGGFVLDGQQHMGLRPGGPMGGMGMNMGMDGQWHYM